In one window of Miscanthus floridulus cultivar M001 chromosome 12, ASM1932011v1, whole genome shotgun sequence DNA:
- the LOC136498309 gene encoding uncharacterized protein encodes MQRRGPNTPSCDGDKARSATACPLSQARLCWPALRGARPATMHDGEGAASPQQYVVVAPPPLADPVAWYLAGGADFLAIRTIPTSSPNVKFQVYVTSNFFWCGIGRALHLGSQEPC; translated from the exons ATGCAGCGGCGCGGACCCAACACTCCCAGCTGCGACGGCGACAAGGCCAGGAGCGCCACGGCGTGCCCGCTCAGCCAGGCGCGGCTGTGCTGGCCTGCCCTGCGCGGCGCACGACCGGCCACGATGCACGACGGGGAAGGAGCAGCATCCCCTCAACAGTACGTGGTGGTGGCGCCCCCTCCCCTTGCAGATCCTGTGGCGTGGTACCTAGCTGGAG GAGCTGATTTCCTTGCTATTCGGACAATTCCCACGTCCAGCCCAAATGTGAAGTTCCAA GTCTATGTTACTAGCAATTTCTTTTGGTGTGGAATAGGCAGAGCTTTGCATCTCGGATCTCAAGAACCCTGTTGA